A genomic stretch from Budorcas taxicolor isolate Tak-1 chromosome 15, Takin1.1, whole genome shotgun sequence includes:
- the NEU3 gene encoding sialidase-3, producing MEEPGFRAEVMEEVTSCSFSSTLFQQEDKRGVTYRIPALVYVPPAHTFLAFAEKRSSSKDEDALHLVLRRGLRTGQSVQWEPLKSLMEATLPGHRTMNPCPVWERKSGYVYLFFICVRGHVTERQQIMSGRNAARLCFICSQDAGYSWSDVRDLTEEVIGPEVTHWATFAVGPGHGIQLQSGRLIIPAYAYYIPFWFFCFQLPYKARAHSLMIYSDDLGATWHHGRLIKPMVTVECEVAEVIGKAGHPVLYCSARTPNRCRAEALSTDHGECFQKPVLSHQLCEPPHGCQGSVVSFRPLEIPGGCQDLAGKDAPAIQQSSLLCSSVRPEPEAGTLSESWLLYSHPTNKKRRVDLGIYLNQSPLEAACWSRPWILHCGPCGYSDLAALENEGLFGCLFECGTKQECEQIAFRLFTDREILSHVQGDCSTPGMNSEPSKK from the exons ATGGAGGAGCCGGGGTTCCGCGCAG AGGTCATGGAAGAAGTGACATCGTGCTCCTTCAGCAGCACTCTGTTCCAGCAGGAGGATAAGCGAGGGGTCACCTACCGGATCCCAGCCCTGGTCTACGTGCCCCCTGCCCACACCTTCCTGGCCTTTGCAGAGAAGCGCTCCTCGAGCAAGGATGAGGATGCTCTCCACCTGGTGCTGAGGCGAGGGTTGAGGACTGGGCAATCAGTACAG TGGGAACCCCTGAAGTCCCTGATGGAAGCCACATTACCTGGACACCGGACCATGAACCCCTGTCCTGTGTGGGAGCGGAAGAGTGGCTATGTGTACCTTTTCTTCATCTGTGTGCGAGGCCATGTCACCGAGCGTCAACAGATTATGTCAGGCAGGAATGCTGCACGCCTCTGCTTCATATGCAGCCAGGATGCTGGCTATTCATGGAGTGATGTGAGGGACCTGACTGAGGAGGTCATTGGCCCAGAGGTGACACACTGGGCCACTTTTGCTGTGGGGCcaggtcatggcatccagctgCAGTCGGGGAGGCTCATCATCCCTGCGTATGCCTACTACATCCCATTCTGGTTCTTTTGCTTTCAGCTGCCATATAAAGCTAGGGCTCATTCCCTGATGATCTATAGCGATGACCTAGGAGCCACATGGCACCATGGCAGGCTTATCAAGCCCATGGTGACAGTGGAATGTGAAGTGGCAGAGGTGATCGGGAAGGCCGGCCACCCCGTGCTGTATTGCAGTGCCCGGACACCAAATAGGTGCCGGGCAGAGGCCCTCAGCACTGACCATGGTGAATGCTTTCAGAAACCAGTCCTGAGCCATCAGCTCTGTGAGCCCCCTCATGGCTGCCAAGGCAGTGTGGTGAGTTTCCGGCCCCTGGAGATCCCAGGTGGATGCCAGGATCTTGCTGGCAAAGATGCCCCTGCCATTCAGCAGAGTTCTCTGCTGTGCAGCTCAGTGAGGCCAGAGCCGGAAGCTGGAACCCTGTCAGAATCATGGCTCTTGTACTCACACCCAACCAATAAGAAACGGAGGGTCGACCTAGGCATCTACCTCAACCAGAGCCCCTTGGAGGCTGCCTGCTGGTCCCGCCCCTGGATCTTGCACTGTGGGCCCTGTGGGTACTCTGATTTGGCTGCTCTGGAGAATGAGGGCTTGTTTGGGTGTTTGTTTGAATGTGGGACCAAGCAGGAGTGTGAGCAGATTGCCTTCCGCCTGTTTACAGACCGAGAGATCCTGAGCCATGTGCAAGGGGACTGCTCCACCCCTGGTATGAACTCTGAGCCAAGTAAAAAGTAA